One window from the genome of Thermococcus siculi encodes:
- a CDS encoding DUF4910 domain-containing protein yields the protein MRRFLKETEVFDPDRVLHYIAEISQFHRIQGSKELPEAVRFIMEELRIWGLNPVLHEEIYDGEASYLTFRTPIAWDPVRGRVEVLGRTLTTGQTPLVVMAHSPSGRAEGEVVHVFREDDWENVEGKIVLAGRDWRDAYRRVNEAGARAFIAYREGTGNAVPYIGLFLTRDDLEWAKIPAVAVPESLAKDIIGKLNSGEKVEAKIEVETQINELQVLPILYAEIGRPPFILFTAHICHPKPGANDNASGSAMLMELARVLSKLYDDSFRFGFAFLWIPEYYGTAAFIERYADLGKYYTVINLDMVAGSPDRSGSTVMLVRTPLSRFSVVSGVLEYFLELANESGRSFSGSPLPKLRLKSFPYKMGSDHDIFNFFGIPSVMPITWPDRFYHSSEDTVDKVSRETIEIIGRAVLATALALAKGERAELQRFARGYTMKYLGELSRERDAEEAERLVMIGLSRDSEFLGIESGHRFEAEPWLVWERRGVISERFIRERDGKLAGEFKELTRDRKVLAQLHELLMLGELLPKERAFEALREEYGEIDEEKLEKLVSLLEKGGVVRII from the coding sequence ATGAGGCGCTTCTTGAAGGAAACCGAGGTGTTTGACCCGGATCGGGTTCTGCATTACATAGCTGAGATAAGCCAGTTTCACAGGATACAGGGGTCGAAGGAGCTTCCGGAGGCGGTTAGGTTCATAATGGAGGAACTTCGCATCTGGGGCCTTAATCCGGTTCTGCACGAGGAGATCTACGACGGGGAAGCGAGCTATCTGACTTTTAGGACTCCCATAGCCTGGGACCCGGTAAGGGGGAGGGTTGAGGTCCTTGGAAGAACCCTCACGACCGGCCAAACTCCCCTGGTTGTTATGGCCCACTCCCCGAGCGGGAGGGCTGAGGGTGAGGTGGTTCACGTTTTCAGAGAGGATGACTGGGAGAACGTTGAGGGGAAGATAGTCCTCGCCGGCAGGGACTGGCGCGATGCCTACAGGAGGGTCAACGAAGCCGGGGCGAGGGCGTTCATCGCTTACAGGGAGGGAACCGGTAATGCCGTGCCCTACATCGGCCTCTTCCTCACTCGGGACGATCTCGAATGGGCTAAAATCCCTGCAGTAGCGGTTCCGGAGAGCCTAGCGAAGGATATAATCGGAAAGCTGAACTCCGGAGAGAAGGTCGAGGCGAAGATCGAGGTGGAGACCCAGATAAACGAGCTCCAGGTTCTCCCGATCCTCTACGCGGAAATCGGAAGGCCGCCGTTCATACTCTTCACCGCCCACATCTGCCACCCCAAGCCAGGAGCCAACGACAACGCGAGCGGGAGCGCGATGCTCATGGAGCTGGCCAGAGTGCTGAGCAAACTGTACGACGACTCCTTCCGCTTCGGTTTCGCCTTCCTCTGGATTCCAGAATATTATGGCACGGCGGCTTTCATTGAGAGATACGCGGATCTTGGGAAGTACTACACGGTCATCAACCTCGACATGGTGGCCGGAAGCCCCGACCGCTCCGGTTCGACGGTGATGCTGGTCAGGACGCCCCTCTCGCGCTTCTCGGTCGTTTCAGGCGTTCTGGAGTACTTCCTTGAGCTGGCCAACGAGTCTGGAAGGAGCTTCTCCGGAAGTCCGCTCCCGAAGCTGAGGCTCAAGAGCTTCCCCTACAAGATGGGCAGCGACCACGACATCTTCAACTTCTTCGGAATCCCCTCGGTGATGCCGATAACGTGGCCGGACAGGTTCTACCACTCAAGCGAGGACACCGTTGATAAGGTGAGCAGGGAAACAATCGAGATCATTGGAAGGGCCGTCCTCGCAACGGCCCTGGCCCTCGCAAAGGGCGAAAGGGCTGAACTCCAGCGCTTCGCGAGGGGCTATACCATGAAGTACCTCGGGGAACTCTCACGCGAGAGAGATGCCGAGGAAGCCGAGAGGCTGGTGATGATCGGCCTATCGAGGGATTCGGAGTTCCTGGGGATAGAGAGCGGCCACCGCTTTGAGGCCGAACCCTGGCTGGTCTGGGAGCGCAGGGGGGTCATCTCGGAGCGCTTCATAAGGGAGCGCGATGGAAAGCTTGCCGGCGAGTTCAAGGAACTCACGAGGGACAGAAAAGTTCTCGCCCAGCTTCACGAACTCCTGATGCTCGGGGAGCTGCTCCCGAAGGAGCGGGCCTTCGAGGCACTGAGGGAGGAGTATGGGGAGATTGATGAAGAAAAGCTGGAGAAACTGGTCTCCCTCCTTGAGAAAGGTGGGGTGGTGAGAATCATTTAA
- a CDS encoding transcriptional regulator — MSDVYERLEALLRSLGVKKTELRIYRLLLEKKTPMRITEIQKELGISERSVREHVLSLYRKGILRRTLIEQGWLGYTYSAVSPGEVLENIKQNIVKRINELEQELKKSNSSKN; from the coding sequence ATGAGCGACGTCTACGAGAGACTTGAGGCCCTGCTTCGCTCCCTGGGAGTGAAGAAGACCGAGCTGAGGATTTACCGCCTCCTGCTGGAGAAGAAAACACCGATGAGGATCACCGAGATACAGAAAGAACTCGGTATAAGCGAGCGCTCCGTAAGGGAGCACGTCCTTAGCCTCTACCGCAAGGGCATACTCAGGAGAACGCTTATCGAGCAGGGCTGGCTGGGATACACCTACAGCGCCGTTTCTCCGGGGGAGGTTCTCGAGAACATCAAGCAGAACATAGTAAAGAGGATAAACGAGCTGGAGCAGGAGCTGAAGAAGTCAAACTCCAGCAAGAATTAA
- a CDS encoding DUF1102 domain-containing protein: MGTNRKILAGIGIMILLLIGVMGLRPTAPITVVYATEDGEVLSIDEPIPPYSYQNDDGVLVVDISQDSPFYPGEGEGLSVNSTYVFDGVFSIENNQSETGYEEICVRISSDFPNMGFFVGSFNGNWEEVIEVTLAADESVDVGMRVNTTGLELGDYWNEITIEAWGGNCG; the protein is encoded by the coding sequence ATGGGGACAAACCGAAAAATCCTTGCTGGAATTGGAATAATGATCCTTCTGCTCATCGGAGTCATGGGGCTCCGCCCCACGGCACCAATCACGGTTGTTTACGCCACTGAAGACGGAGAGGTGCTTTCGATCGATGAACCCATCCCCCCGTACTCGTATCAAAACGACGATGGAGTTCTTGTGGTTGACATATCCCAGGATAGCCCGTTCTATCCGGGGGAAGGAGAGGGCTTGAGCGTTAACAGCACATACGTGTTTGATGGAGTTTTTTCGATAGAGAACAATCAGAGCGAGACCGGTTACGAAGAGATATGCGTGAGAATAAGCTCGGACTTTCCGAACATGGGCTTCTTCGTGGGCAGCTTCAACGGGAACTGGGAGGAGGTTATCGAGGTCACCCTGGCCGCTGACGAGAGCGTTGACGTGGGAATGAGGGTAAATACAACCGGGCTGGAGCTCGGCGATTACTGGAATGAAATAACCATCGAGGCCTGGGGAGGAAACTGCGGATGA
- a CDS encoding glycosyltransferase: MKVSVIVPTYNERDNLEELFARISNALKEYDYEIIVVDDDSPDGTWEFAQQLSDRYPVKVIRRTEEKGLSSAVIRGFKEATGDVFVVMDADLQHPPEVIPDLLRAIESGADIAIASRYVPGGGVKNWYWYRKLISKGAIMIGRLALPKIRDIKDPVSGFFALRREVVEGVELNPIGFKILMEVLIKGRYNRVVEVPFTFGLRKAGESKLSGKTMVKYIKHVYRLMRWEGELDRLIKFTLVGLSGVLVNEGFLWAFVNFLGWDKIFANIPATELAILNNFTWNDLWTFRDLKKNPLWRRLLTFHIAALTGALVQWVIYAGLVYLGLHYLVSNLIGIVVSFIVRFLVNRHVTWG, from the coding sequence GTGAAGGTCTCTGTAATCGTGCCAACCTACAACGAGAGGGACAACCTGGAGGAGCTGTTCGCGAGAATAAGTAATGCACTGAAGGAGTACGACTACGAGATCATCGTCGTCGACGACGATTCCCCTGACGGAACCTGGGAGTTCGCCCAGCAGCTTTCCGACAGGTATCCCGTGAAGGTCATCCGCAGAACCGAGGAAAAGGGTCTCTCCTCCGCTGTAATCAGGGGTTTTAAGGAGGCAACTGGGGACGTCTTCGTGGTTATGGACGCCGATTTACAGCACCCGCCGGAAGTGATACCCGACCTGCTGCGGGCCATAGAGAGCGGCGCTGACATTGCCATAGCGAGCCGCTACGTGCCCGGCGGAGGTGTTAAAAACTGGTACTGGTACAGGAAGCTCATATCGAAGGGGGCGATAATGATAGGTCGCCTCGCCCTCCCAAAGATAAGGGACATCAAGGATCCTGTGAGCGGCTTCTTCGCCCTCAGGAGGGAGGTCGTGGAGGGAGTCGAGCTAAATCCAATCGGCTTCAAGATACTCATGGAGGTACTCATTAAGGGTCGCTACAATCGGGTCGTCGAGGTGCCCTTCACCTTTGGCCTCAGGAAGGCCGGCGAGAGCAAGCTGAGCGGCAAAACGATGGTCAAGTACATCAAGCACGTTTACCGCCTCATGCGCTGGGAGGGAGAATTGGACCGGCTGATAAAATTCACACTGGTGGGTCTTTCGGGCGTTCTCGTCAACGAGGGCTTTCTCTGGGCCTTCGTGAACTTCCTGGGCTGGGACAAGATATTCGCCAACATCCCAGCCACGGAGCTGGCTATACTCAACAACTTCACCTGGAACGACCTCTGGACCTTCAGGGATCTGAAGAAGAACCCCCTCTGGAGGCGCCTGCTGACGTTCCACATAGCGGCCCTAACCGGAGCGCTCGTCCAGTGGGTCATCTACGCCGGCTTGGTGTACCTCGGCCTCCACTACCTGGTCTCAAACCTGATTGGAATAGTGGTTTCCTTCATCGTCCGCTTCCTCGTGAACAGACACGTTACCTGGGGTTAA
- a CDS encoding metallophosphoesterase, which yields MDSFEDFERLSLEIETSKGKTLLIADPHIGFELSRGLRIRTHFEERLADFILEKDPDLLIILGDVKEPIGLSFTVKRLLMGFFSDLRGIPVIITKGNHDGRIEEVAGKFSHVEVVEHFQIDERLFLHGHTNLPEVEFEEAYLGHIHPAYTFRSGGISRKTKVFARSGRFLILPTVNPYIEGFDVREGIKMVPFLKENPSLELFLPEGLYLGEVSLR from the coding sequence CGCTTCTCATAGCTGACCCCCACATCGGCTTCGAGCTTTCGAGGGGGCTGAGGATAAGGACTCACTTCGAGGAAAGGCTGGCTGATTTCATACTGGAGAAAGACCCGGACCTGCTGATTATCCTCGGGGACGTCAAGGAGCCGATAGGCTTGAGCTTCACAGTAAAGCGCCTCCTGATGGGCTTCTTCTCGGACCTGCGCGGAATACCTGTGATAATAACCAAGGGCAACCACGACGGCAGAATAGAGGAAGTCGCCGGAAAGTTCTCGCACGTGGAGGTCGTGGAACACTTCCAAATCGACGAAAGGCTCTTCCTCCACGGACACACAAACCTGCCGGAGGTCGAGTTCGAGGAGGCGTATCTTGGCCATATCCATCCGGCGTACACCTTCAGGAGCGGGGGCATTTCGAGGAAGACGAAGGTCTTCGCACGCTCTGGTAGATTCCTCATACTGCCCACGGTGAACCCATACATCGAGGGCTTCGACGTGAGAGAAGGAATAAAGATGGTGCCGTTTTTGAAAGAAAACCCTTCACTGGAGCTATTTCTACCCGAAGGCCTCTACCTCGGCGAGGTTTCGCTTAGGTGA
- a CDS encoding DUF5305 family protein, translated as MKKESVTKFIRRKEVLGIFLVLFIVFGFYSVKLMSANPYVVNTQRIGTYREEGTLKHEAYLKPNELYGYRVTMDDYPIPLVDRFILRYTYHSEPQLSEGSYHVVVRAEYYVNKGSEEIVLWDEKLFEERGDLTNGGFTTEYVLDMGKFATDSGEIAKELGVKRLKNRITIETTVNGKATVGGKEISEDFDHSVELIRDSAAELYYFTDTSKAEKRALTERTVTENDATVLGITSDLGTAKVVTTVLAALMLLPLLGYVYVSRPPKDELSKVRPYVVKGAPGEVEKVVALKTPKDLETTFELVDKPILHYIEGDEEVYAIIDDGVSYEYRRPLPQEEEKAN; from the coding sequence ATGAAGAAAGAAAGTGTCACAAAGTTTATCAGAAGGAAGGAAGTGCTGGGGATATTCCTGGTGCTCTTCATAGTGTTTGGGTTTTATTCCGTAAAGCTCATGAGCGCAAACCCGTATGTGGTCAACACGCAGAGGATAGGGACTTATCGGGAAGAGGGAACGCTGAAGCACGAGGCGTATCTTAAACCCAACGAACTCTACGGGTACAGAGTAACCATGGACGACTATCCGATACCCCTCGTTGACAGGTTCATACTCAGGTACACCTACCATTCGGAACCCCAGCTGAGCGAGGGATCATACCACGTCGTCGTGAGGGCGGAGTACTACGTGAACAAAGGGAGCGAAGAAATCGTCCTGTGGGACGAGAAGCTCTTTGAGGAAAGGGGAGACCTGACGAACGGAGGATTCACGACGGAGTACGTCCTCGACATGGGGAAGTTCGCAACGGACAGCGGGGAGATAGCCAAGGAACTCGGAGTTAAGAGGCTGAAGAACAGGATAACCATCGAAACCACCGTGAACGGAAAGGCCACCGTCGGAGGCAAGGAGATAAGTGAGGACTTCGACCACAGCGTCGAGCTGATAAGGGACTCAGCGGCAGAGCTGTACTACTTCACCGACACCAGCAAGGCGGAGAAGAGGGCACTCACCGAGAGAACCGTGACCGAGAACGATGCAACGGTGCTGGGGATTACCAGCGACCTCGGAACGGCCAAGGTGGTCACCACCGTACTGGCGGCACTTATGCTGCTGCCCCTGCTAGGCTACGTTTACGTTTCGAGACCTCCAAAGGACGAGCTGTCAAAGGTAAGGCCCTACGTCGTGAAGGGCGCACCGGGGGAGGTTGAGAAAGTCGTGGCCCTGAAAACACCAAAGGACCTCGAGACGACCTTCGAGCTGGTGGACAAGCCAATACTGCACTACATTGAAGGAGACGAGGAAGTCTACGCAATAATAGATGACGGCGTGTCCTACGAGTACCGCAGACCCCTACCCCAGGAAGAGGAGAAGGCCAACTGA
- a CDS encoding DUF1102 domain-containing protein: MKKLLALGMLGLMIAAAFALGTSATFRDYRVQRSTHIAVVPDDDELIDLTPVQPYAYINDGGQLVIDFSENNPNWPGHNDPTWKDENGVPIRGLGLSPQSRYNFDHVFNVSNHLWEDKAIVVEVISSDSGKVSFYDPGEHMIATGGNAVPYNSDTAVGDVCFILQPGEALGIGMELAAGNSLGSYDVTITVKAWPIDDAPITCGG; the protein is encoded by the coding sequence ATGAAGAAACTTTTGGCCCTCGGTATGCTGGGGCTGATGATCGCGGCTGCCTTTGCTTTAGGCACGAGCGCGACCTTCAGGGACTACCGCGTCCAGAGGAGCACGCATATCGCCGTCGTTCCGGACGACGATGAGCTCATCGATCTGACGCCAGTCCAGCCCTACGCGTACATTAACGATGGGGGACAGCTTGTTATTGACTTCTCAGAGAACAACCCCAACTGGCCGGGACACAACGATCCGACCTGGAAGGACGAGAACGGTGTTCCCATAAGGGGACTCGGCCTGAGCCCGCAGAGCAGGTACAACTTCGACCACGTTTTCAACGTGAGCAACCACCTGTGGGAAGACAAGGCAATAGTCGTTGAGGTCATATCCTCAGACTCGGGTAAGGTCTCATTCTACGACCCTGGTGAGCACATGATAGCAACCGGCGGAAACGCGGTTCCCTACAACTCAGACACAGCAGTTGGAGACGTATGCTTCATCCTGCAGCCCGGAGAGGCCCTCGGTATCGGCATGGAGCTGGCGGCCGGCAACAGCCTTGGAAGCTACGACGTGACCATTACCGTCAAGGCCTGGCCCATTGACGACGCGCCTATTACTTGCGGAGGGTGA
- a CDS encoding DUF7344 domain-containing protein — protein MALGATTAILGNDRRMLMIEFLQQKDGHAELRDMVEFIAEREGDTDRKHRKSVYVSLVQTHIPKLEREGVITFDHGVITLLRIPDDVTVYMEVVNKHDISWSAFYMGTSVIFLIAGWYLGSLPLIFAALVYLAISLVHHRKIKRLL, from the coding sequence ATGGCATTGGGTGCAACGACCGCGATCCTGGGAAACGACAGGAGAATGTTAATGATAGAGTTCCTCCAGCAAAAGGATGGACACGCAGAGTTAAGGGACATGGTCGAGTTCATAGCCGAGAGAGAAGGAGACACGGACAGGAAGCACAGGAAGAGCGTCTACGTCAGCCTGGTTCAGACCCACATTCCCAAGCTTGAGAGGGAGGGGGTAATAACCTTTGATCACGGCGTCATAACTCTGCTGAGGATTCCCGATGACGTTACCGTCTATATGGAGGTCGTGAACAAGCACGACATAAGCTGGAGCGCCTTCTACATGGGCACCTCGGTGATATTCCTGATAGCGGGGTGGTACCTCGGGAGCCTGCCCCTGATCTTTGCGGCACTCGTGTACCTGGCCATAAGCCTCGTGCACCACAGGAAGATCAAACGCCTTCTCTGA
- a CDS encoding DNA-directed RNA polymerase, whose product MYKLLKIKDVVRIPPRMFTMDPKEAAKLVLREAYEGIYDRDEGVVLAVMDVEEVGQGVIVPGDGATYHEVVFDVLVWKPEMHEVVEGEVIDVAPYGAFIRIGPMDGLVHISQLMDDYVVFDEKNKQFIGKETNRTLKLGDYTRARIIAISVKSRVIRENKIGLTMRQPGLGKRDWIEKEKRKEKEA is encoded by the coding sequence ATGTACAAGCTCCTCAAGATTAAGGACGTCGTCAGGATTCCCCCGAGAATGTTCACGATGGACCCAAAGGAAGCCGCCAAGCTCGTCCTCCGCGAGGCCTACGAGGGCATCTACGACAGGGACGAGGGCGTCGTTTTAGCAGTCATGGACGTTGAGGAGGTCGGCCAGGGAGTTATAGTGCCCGGAGACGGGGCAACCTACCACGAAGTCGTCTTTGACGTCCTCGTTTGGAAGCCCGAGATGCACGAGGTCGTTGAGGGCGAGGTAATCGATGTTGCTCCCTACGGTGCCTTCATCAGGATAGGCCCGATGGACGGTCTCGTCCACATCAGCCAGCTCATGGACGACTACGTGGTCTTCGACGAGAAGAACAAGCAGTTCATCGGCAAGGAGACCAACAGAACGCTCAAGCTTGGAGACTACACGAGGGCGAGGATAATCGCGATAAGCGTCAAGAGCAGGGTAATAAGGGAGAACAAGATAGGCCTCACCATGCGCCAGCCGGGCCTCGGAAAGAGGGACTGGATTGAGAAGGAGAAGCGCAAGGAGAAGGAGGCCTGA
- a CDS encoding DUF1102 domain-containing protein — MKKVIGLFVLIAGLLIAVTASSANFAYFEADRNVHIQIVPDDNELIDLRPIQPYAYITDNGMLVVDMSHNNPNWETGYGEGVSPNSTYVFEEVFGVSNDLWEQTPICMHITYSGADEVTFFEGDYTGQPGETTLDVTVMPGDVVKIGMIINTDGISAPDALDGQIQFYAEAGECDGGPQ; from the coding sequence ATGAAAAAAGTAATCGGACTATTCGTCCTTATAGCAGGACTGTTGATAGCGGTCACCGCCAGCAGCGCGAACTTCGCATACTTTGAGGCCGACAGGAACGTTCACATCCAGATAGTTCCAGACGACAACGAGCTCATTGACCTCAGGCCAATCCAGCCCTACGCCTACATAACCGACAACGGAATGCTCGTGGTTGACATGAGCCACAACAACCCGAACTGGGAGACAGGATACGGCGAAGGCGTCAGCCCGAACAGCACCTACGTGTTTGAGGAAGTATTCGGCGTGAGCAACGACCTGTGGGAGCAGACCCCGATCTGCATGCACATAACCTACAGCGGCGCGGATGAGGTTACCTTCTTCGAGGGCGACTACACCGGACAGCCGGGCGAGACCACACTCGACGTGACCGTCATGCCGGGCGACGTTGTCAAGATCGGCATGATCATAAACACCGACGGCATAAGCGCCCCGGACGCACTTGATGGCCAGATCCAGTTCTACGCTGAGGCCGGCGAGTGCGACGGCGGACCGCAGTGA
- a CDS encoding signal peptidase I yields the protein MKAFLEYLIIALLGVLVIGSLAGAILDRPVFMSYAYSGSMTPTINKGDVFFIDPLARNPDVGDIIVFKVGSTWTVHRVAAITEEGYITRGDNNIATDQQSHNIPPITREQIGGTVVQIGGYVPTIPRVGNYLEGGLSDRGKILLGALLIVVGIVAFGGGEAQRSGKRKKFFVVKFRTLFMLASAFLVLMVAISIFVSWEVVPIEYSVTSAGGSRENWYQPGEEFQSGISVENHNFYPMVYYVSAPSPVTGLSTDKFRLSSGDKEDLTVTIVAPQATSIYTTKVRVNAYPPLLPASVMDRLYSVHPMVPLFGILAVVSAFLGVLYVISGMGSEDVLRIRKKRHSKSKGIPEVFRL from the coding sequence ATGAAGGCTTTTCTCGAGTACCTCATCATAGCACTCCTCGGGGTTCTCGTCATCGGTTCACTGGCAGGAGCCATTCTCGACAGGCCCGTATTCATGTCGTACGCCTACTCGGGAAGCATGACGCCCACCATAAACAAGGGGGACGTTTTCTTCATCGACCCCCTGGCCAGAAACCCCGACGTTGGGGACATAATAGTCTTCAAAGTGGGGAGCACTTGGACGGTTCACAGGGTCGCGGCCATAACCGAGGAGGGCTACATAACGAGGGGCGACAACAACATAGCAACGGACCAGCAGAGCCACAATATACCCCCAATAACCAGGGAACAGATAGGTGGGACCGTTGTTCAGATAGGTGGATACGTGCCAACGATACCGAGGGTAGGGAACTACCTCGAGGGTGGCCTCTCGGACAGGGGAAAGATACTGCTCGGGGCACTGCTGATAGTGGTGGGTATAGTGGCCTTCGGCGGCGGTGAAGCCCAGAGAAGCGGAAAAAGGAAGAAGTTCTTTGTCGTGAAGTTCAGAACGCTCTTCATGCTGGCCTCGGCATTCCTCGTACTCATGGTGGCCATCTCGATATTCGTCTCGTGGGAGGTCGTTCCCATCGAGTACTCCGTAACCTCAGCCGGCGGAAGCAGGGAGAACTGGTACCAGCCGGGGGAGGAGTTCCAGAGCGGGATAAGCGTCGAGAACCACAACTTCTACCCGATGGTCTACTACGTCTCTGCCCCTTCGCCGGTCACTGGACTCTCGACCGATAAGTTCCGCCTCTCAAGCGGGGATAAGGAGGATCTAACCGTTACCATAGTGGCACCGCAGGCAACATCGATTTACACCACGAAGGTCAGGGTAAACGCCTACCCGCCCCTGCTGCCGGCATCGGTAATGGACAGACTATACAGCGTTCACCCAATGGTTCCTCTGTTCGGGATCCTCGCGGTGGTTTCAGCGTTCCTCGGGGTTCTCTACGTCATCTCGGGCATGGGGAGCGAAGACGTTCTCAGAATAAGAAAGAAGAGGCATTCCAAATCCAAAGGGATACCGGAGGTGTTTAGGTTATGA
- a CDS encoding inorganic diphosphatase, whose amino-acid sequence MNPFHELEPGPEVPEVVYALIEIPKGSRNKYELDKKTGLIKLDRVLYSPFFYPVDYGIIPQTWYDDGDPFDIMVIMREPVYPLTLIESRPIGIMKMEDSGDKDWKVLAVPVEDPYFADWKDIDDVPKAFLDEIAHFFQRYKELQGKVTKIEGWGNAEEAKKEILRAIELYKEKFGKKE is encoded by the coding sequence ATGAACCCGTTCCACGAGCTTGAACCCGGACCGGAGGTTCCAGAGGTCGTTTACGCTCTCATAGAGATTCCGAAGGGGAGCAGGAACAAGTACGAGCTTGACAAGAAGACCGGACTTATAAAGCTCGACCGCGTCCTCTACAGCCCGTTCTTCTACCCGGTCGACTACGGTATCATCCCGCAGACCTGGTACGACGACGGCGACCCCTTCGACATCATGGTCATCATGCGCGAGCCGGTCTACCCGCTCACCCTCATCGAGAGCAGGCCGATAGGCATAATGAAGATGGAGGACTCCGGCGACAAGGACTGGAAGGTTCTCGCCGTCCCGGTTGAGGACCCGTACTTCGCCGACTGGAAGGACATCGACGACGTTCCCAAGGCCTTCCTCGACGAGATAGCCCACTTCTTCCAGAGGTACAAGGAGCTCCAGGGCAAGGTCACCAAGATAGAGGGCTGGGGCAACGCCGAGGAGGCCAAGAAGGAAATCCTCAGGGCAATCGAGCTCTACAAGGAAAAGTTTGGGAAGAAGGAGTGA